The Osmerus eperlanus chromosome 12, fOsmEpe2.1, whole genome shotgun sequence genome has a segment encoding these proteins:
- the ghitm gene encoding growth hormone-inducible transmembrane protein — translation MLVARLACLRTFPVVGLRPMLSGSTPAIRNSTLKACPPLLKPHQGYSTKSRFGFRRTRSPKDQLSEAAFEPATNTAIKIDSMGRMVLAGGAAVGLGALCYYGLGMSNEIGAIEKAVIWPQYVKDRIHSTYMYFAGSIGLTALSAVAVSRTPALMGLMMRGSWMAIGATFAAMIGAGMLVRSISYDQSPGPKHLAWMLHAGVMGAVVAPLTLLGGPLMMRAAWYTAGIVGGLSTVAMCAPSEKFLNMGGPLAVGFGVVFASSLGSMFLPPTSAFGAGLYSVAVYGGLLLFSMFLLYDTQKVVKRAETYPLYGVQKYDPINSCMGIYMDTMNIFMRLVMILSGSNRRK, via the exons ATGTTGGTGGCGAGGCTAGCATGCCTGCGCACTTTCCCAGTGGTGGGGCTGCGTCCCATGTTGTCCGGGAGCACTCCAGCCATAAGGAACTCGACCCTGAAGGCTTGCCCACCCCTGCTGAAGCCTCACCAG GGCTATTCAACAAAATCCAGATTTGGCTTCCGCCGCACAAGAAGTCCCAAAGACCAACTCAGTGAAGCTGCTTTTGAGCCAGCAACCAATACTGCCATTAAAA TTGACAGCATGGGCAGAATGGTTCTGGCTGGTGGGGCTGCTGTGGGTCTTGGAGCTCTGTGTTACTACGGCCTGGGCATGTCCAATGAAATTGGAGCAATTGAAAAGGCTGT GATTTGGCCCCAGTACGTCAAGGACAGGATCCACTCCACCTACATGTACTTTGCAGGCAGCATCGGACTGACGGCCTTGTCTGCTGTGGCAGTGAGCAGGACCCCAGCTCTAATGGGCTTGATGATGAGGGGCTCCtggatg GCCATTGGAGCGACCTTTGCTGCCATGATTGGAGCCGGCATGCTTGTCAGGTCCATTTCGTATGACCAAAGCCCAGGGCCTAAACACTTGGCTTGGATGCTCCACGCAG GTGTGATGGGTGCCGTTGTGGCCCCTCTGACGCTGCTGGGTGGGCCCCTGATGATGCGTGCAGCGTGGTACACTGCTGGTATTGTGGGCGGCCTGTCCACCGTGGCCATGTGCGCCCCCAGCGAGAAGTTCCTCAACATGGGTGGGCCCCTGGCTGTCGGCTTTGGAGTGGTCTTCGCCTCCTCGCTCG ggTCCATGTTCCTGCCCCCCACCTCTGCATTTGGAGCTGGGCTTTATTCGGTGGCGGTGTACGGAGGCCTGCTCCTGTTCAGCATGTTCCTGCTCTACGACACACAGAAGGTCGTCAAGAGGGCAGAGACCTACCCTCTCTACGGAGTCCAGAAATACGACCCCATCAACTC GTGCATGGGGATTTACATGGACACAATGAACATCTTCATGAGGTTGGTGATGATTTTGTCCGGCAGCAACAGGAGGAAATAA